A genomic window from Pecten maximus chromosome 4, xPecMax1.1, whole genome shotgun sequence includes:
- the LOC117325059 gene encoding LOW QUALITY PROTEIN: glutaryl-CoA dehydrogenase, mitochondrial-like (The sequence of the model RefSeq protein was modified relative to this genomic sequence to represent the inferred CDS: substituted 1 base at 1 genomic stop codon), translating to MALRGLRSLKFSRIQSFCTSCRLQAGATSSQSVEQKKPQKVSFNWQDALNLESLLTEEEIMVRDQFRSYCQEKLMPRVLMANRHEHFHKEMIPEMGELGVLGPTIQGYGCAGVSSVAYGLIARELERVDSGYRSAMSVQSSLVMHPIYAYGSEEQKQKYLPKLAKGELIGCFGLTEPNHGSDPASMETRAKYDAATKTFRLSGSKSWITNSPIADVFVVWGKCDKDNNRIRGFILEKGMNGLTAPVIEGKFSLRASITGQIAMDDVEVPEENMLPNVSGIXNALNKMCLQGPFGCLNNARYGIAWGTLGAAEFCLETARQYTMDRIQFGKPLAKNQLMQKKMADMLTEITLGLQSCVQAGRLKDQGLITPDMISLIKRNSCGKSLDIARTARDMLGGNGISDEYHIIRHVMNLEAVNTYEGTHDIHALILGRAITGLQAFTADN from the exons ATGGCACTTCGAGGGCTAAGATCTCTTAAATTCAGCAGGATTCAGTCTTTCTGTACATCCTGTAGATTGCAAGCTGGAGCAACATCAT CACAGTCGGTGGAACAGAAGAAGCCACAGAAAG TTTCATTTAATTGGCAAGATGCCCTGAACTTGGAAAGTTTACTGACAGAGGAAGAGATTATGGTACGGGACCAGTTCAGGTCCTACTGCCAGGAAAAACTGATGCCTAGAGTTCTTATGGCCAATAGACATGAAC ACTTCCACAAAGAGATGATTCCAGAGATGGGAGAACTTGGGGTCCTAGGGCCTACCATACAGGGATATGGTTGTGCTGGTGTGTCCTCTGTAGCCTATGGGTTGATAGCTAGAGAACTTGAGAG agTGGACAGTGGCTATAGGTCGGCCATGAGTGTCCAGTCCTCCCTTGTGATGCACCCTATCTATGCTTATGGTTCAGAGGAGCagaaacagaaatatttacCCAAGCTAG CTAAAGGAGAGTTAATTGGTTGTTTCGGTCTGACTGAGCCAAACCATGGGAGTGATCCTGCCTCCATGGAAACCAGAGCCAAATACGATGCTGCTACCAAAACCTTCAGACTGTCTGGGAGCAAGTCATG GATAACTAATTCTCCAATTGCGGATGTGTTCGTTGTGTGGGGCAAATGTGATAAAGACAACAACAGAATCCGAGGCTTCATCCTGGAGAAGGGAATGAATGGTCTAACAGCGCCCGTTATTGAGGGCAAGTTTTCCTTGCGTGCCAGTATCACAGGGCAGATTGCCATGGATGATGTAGAAGTGCCAGAGGAGAATATGCTTCCTAATGTGTCAGG TATATAGAATGCtctaaataaaatgtgtttacagGGCCCATTTGGGTGTTTAAACAATGCCAGATATGGTATAGCATGGGGAACACTGGGAGCTGCTGAGTTCTGTCTGGAAACAGCACGGCAATACACAATGGACAG GATACAGTTTGGAAAACCCCTTGCCAAAAACCAACTGATGCAGAAGAAAATGGCAGATATGTTAACAGAAATCACTCTTGGTCTACAGTCATGTGTGCAGGCAGGCAGACTGAAGGATCAGGGACT AATTACCCCCGATATGATCTCATTGATAAAGAGGAACTCTTGTGGTAAATCATTGGATATTGCACGAACAGCCCGTGACATGTTGGGAGGGAATGGAATCAGTGACGAGTACCACATCATCCGCCACGTCATGAATCTCGAGGCTGTCAACACATACGAAG GTACCCACGACATCCATGCGCTGATATTGGGTCGAGCTATCACAGGGCTACAGGCATTTACTGCTGACAACTGA